In Candidatus Woesearchaeota archaeon, the following are encoded in one genomic region:
- the rtcA gene encoding RNA 3'-terminal phosphate cyclase, with product MEILSIDGSMGEGGGQILRTALSLSMLTKKSFQMVNIRSNRKEPGLKAQHLHAIKALMQVSECKCQNMFEGSPSITFFPSEINKFNLTVDIGTAGSITLLLQAVLPALMFAREKTRITIKGGTDVSWSIPFDYFNSVLAPQIRRHCGIELRLVKRGYYPKGGGIVEAEISPRISLSEFPDFNSFLERVRRLERFELVERGNLVCIKGVSHASSALESARVCERQAEIAVLQLKKLGQPIQIKKEYSNSESIGSGLSLFAFFSEHRSSNDFNSEHPIILGADSLGKQGKPAEDVAVECVNSLLSEIDANGCVDSHLSDQLIPFLGLFGGMMRISKITEHLKTNILVTEAFLGKCFRIDEENRIISTIF from the coding sequence TGGTTAACATCAGGAGCAACAGGAAAGAGCCCGGGCTTAAGGCGCAGCATCTTCATGCAATAAAGGCATTAATGCAGGTTTCGGAGTGCAAGTGCCAGAATATGTTTGAGGGCTCTCCATCAATTACTTTCTTCCCAAGCGAAATAAACAAATTCAATCTTACTGTTGACATTGGAACAGCAGGCTCAATCACCCTTCTTCTTCAGGCAGTTCTTCCGGCGCTCATGTTTGCCCGGGAAAAAACAAGAATCACAATAAAAGGGGGCACAGATGTTTCCTGGTCAATTCCATTTGACTATTTCAATAGCGTTCTTGCTCCTCAGATAAGAAGGCATTGCGGAATTGAGCTTCGGCTCGTAAAGCGCGGCTATTACCCAAAAGGCGGCGGTATTGTTGAGGCAGAAATCAGCCCGAGAATAAGCCTTTCTGAATTCCCTGATTTCAATTCCTTTCTGGAAAGGGTTAGGCGCCTTGAGAGGTTTGAGCTTGTGGAAAGGGGAAACCTTGTGTGCATAAAAGGGGTTTCACATGCCTCATCTGCGCTTGAATCAGCAAGGGTGTGTGAGAGGCAGGCTGAGATTGCAGTTCTGCAGCTGAAAAAGCTCGGGCAGCCGATTCAGATAAAAAAGGAATACTCAAATTCAGAGAGCATTGGTTCCGGACTTTCCCTGTTTGCATTTTTCTCAGAGCACAGGAGCTCAAATGATTTCAATTCAGAGCATCCGATAATCCTCGGCGCAGATTCGCTCGGAAAGCAGGGCAAGCCCGCCGAGGATGTTGCAGTTGAGTGCGTGAATTCTCTCCTTTCTGAGATTGACGCTAATGGCTGCGTTGACTCCCACCTTTCAGACCAGCTAATCCCGTTCCTCGGGCTTTTCGGGGGCATGATGAGAATTTCAAAAATCACAGAGCACCTTAAGACGAACATTCTTGTTACAGAGGCATTCCTTGGAAAGTGCTTCAGGATTGATGAGGAAAACAGGATTATAAGCACAATATTCTGA